The following proteins are encoded in a genomic region of Penaeus chinensis breed Huanghai No. 1 chromosome 10, ASM1920278v2, whole genome shotgun sequence:
- the LOC125029685 gene encoding protein Star-like isoform X1, producing MSRLGVASQTWAMLTGRFSVQMLLAAVVAAFLTTFALVRLDVFPSYPRDTYNNYRTADLVNIKDVPPQSMARSVGPEDVVVPFDSLMKGPLTIDQDDPRLIQRIKTQYIYPPSDLPYMLANKAKDDPSMGQSRKIREILGEKTDGFFIECGALDGETRSNTLVFEKRYGWKGVLIEGDPKNFNLMKEKHRKAWSVNACLSTHPYPNTVMFKQSFNIGKISSLETGHEHRGFAEVQCLPLYSLLLALNTTKVDYFSLDVEGAELDVLRTIPWEKVDITTLSVEFIHDKEGKDAIKWYMEGNGYKVYSEVTHPGSLANDFIFVKKDFQINNVQS from the exons ATGAGCAGGCTAGGGGTTGCATCGCAAACTTG ggCCATGCTCACCGGGCGATTCTCTGTGCAGATGCTGTTGGCGGCCGTTGTTGCAGCTTTCTTGACTACGTTCGCTCTCGTGAGACTCGATGTCTTTCCTTCATATC CTCGTGACACTTACAACAACTACAGAACAGCCGACTTGGTAAACATTAAAGATG TTCCGCCCCAGTCAATGGCCCGTTCCGTTGGACCTGAGGACGTGGTGGTTCCTTTCGACTCGCTAATGAAGGGACCGCTCACCATCGACCAGGATGACCCGAGACTCATCCAG AGAATCAAGACCCAGTACATATATCCTCCGTCTGACCTTCCCTACATGCTCGCCAATAAAGCCAAGGACGACCCGTCGATGGGGCAGTCGAGGAAAATACGCGAGATCTTgggagaaaag ACGGACGGATTTTTCATCGAGTGCGGAGCGTTAGACGGCGAAACGCGATCGAACACCTTGGTCTTCGAGAAACGCTACGGCTGGAAGGGAGTCCTGATTGAAGGGGATCCGAAGAACTTTAATCTGATGAAGGAAAAGCATCGGAAAGCGTGGTCCGTCAACGCCTGCTTGAGCACCCATCCTTATCCTAataca GTAATGTTCAAACAAAGCTTCAACATTGGCAAGATCAGTTCGCTGGAGACTGGCCACGAACACAGAGGTTTTGCCGAAGTCCAGTGCCTGCCTTTatattctctcctcctcgccctcaacACCACCAAGGTCGACTACTTCAGCCTCGACGTCGAAGGAGCTGAACTCGACGTCTTGCGAACGATTCCTTGGGAGAAAGTCGACATTACG aCGCTCTCCGTGGAATTCATCCATGACAAAGAGGGCAAAGACGCCATCAAGTGGTACATGGAAGGCAACGGGTATAAAGTGTATTCGGAAGTCACTCATCCGGGTAGTTTGGCCAACGACTTCATCTTCGTTAAAAAAGATTTCCAGATCAACAACGTTCAAAGTTAA
- the LOC125029685 gene encoding protein Star-like isoform X3, with the protein MSRLGVASQTWAMLTGRFSVQMLLAAVVAAFLTTFALVRLDVFPSYLPPQSMARSVGPEDVVVPFDSLMKGPLTIDQDDPRLIQRIKTQYIYPPSDLPYMLANKAKDDPSMGQSRKIREILGEKTDGFFIECGALDGETRSNTLVFEKRYGWKGVLIEGDPKNFNLMKEKHRKAWSVNACLSTHPYPNTVMFKQSFNIGKISSLETGHEHRGFAEVQCLPLYSLLLALNTTKVDYFSLDVEGAELDVLRTIPWEKVDITTLSVEFIHDKEGKDAIKWYMEGNGYKVYSEVTHPGSLANDFIFVKKDFQINNVQS; encoded by the exons ATGAGCAGGCTAGGGGTTGCATCGCAAACTTG ggCCATGCTCACCGGGCGATTCTCTGTGCAGATGCTGTTGGCGGCCGTTGTTGCAGCTTTCTTGACTACGTTCGCTCTCGTGAGACTCGATGTCTTTCCTTCATATC TTCCGCCCCAGTCAATGGCCCGTTCCGTTGGACCTGAGGACGTGGTGGTTCCTTTCGACTCGCTAATGAAGGGACCGCTCACCATCGACCAGGATGACCCGAGACTCATCCAG AGAATCAAGACCCAGTACATATATCCTCCGTCTGACCTTCCCTACATGCTCGCCAATAAAGCCAAGGACGACCCGTCGATGGGGCAGTCGAGGAAAATACGCGAGATCTTgggagaaaag ACGGACGGATTTTTCATCGAGTGCGGAGCGTTAGACGGCGAAACGCGATCGAACACCTTGGTCTTCGAGAAACGCTACGGCTGGAAGGGAGTCCTGATTGAAGGGGATCCGAAGAACTTTAATCTGATGAAGGAAAAGCATCGGAAAGCGTGGTCCGTCAACGCCTGCTTGAGCACCCATCCTTATCCTAataca GTAATGTTCAAACAAAGCTTCAACATTGGCAAGATCAGTTCGCTGGAGACTGGCCACGAACACAGAGGTTTTGCCGAAGTCCAGTGCCTGCCTTTatattctctcctcctcgccctcaacACCACCAAGGTCGACTACTTCAGCCTCGACGTCGAAGGAGCTGAACTCGACGTCTTGCGAACGATTCCTTGGGAGAAAGTCGACATTACG aCGCTCTCCGTGGAATTCATCCATGACAAAGAGGGCAAAGACGCCATCAAGTGGTACATGGAAGGCAACGGGTATAAAGTGTATTCGGAAGTCACTCATCCGGGTAGTTTGGCCAACGACTTCATCTTCGTTAAAAAAGATTTCCAGATCAACAACGTTCAAAGTTAA
- the LOC125029685 gene encoding protein Star-like isoform X2: MAMLTGRFSVQMLLAAVVAAFLTTFALVRLDVFPSYPRDTYNNYRTADLVNIKDVPPQSMARSVGPEDVVVPFDSLMKGPLTIDQDDPRLIQRIKTQYIYPPSDLPYMLANKAKDDPSMGQSRKIREILGEKTDGFFIECGALDGETRSNTLVFEKRYGWKGVLIEGDPKNFNLMKEKHRKAWSVNACLSTHPYPNTVMFKQSFNIGKISSLETGHEHRGFAEVQCLPLYSLLLALNTTKVDYFSLDVEGAELDVLRTIPWEKVDITTLSVEFIHDKEGKDAIKWYMEGNGYKVYSEVTHPGSLANDFIFVKKDFQINNVQS, translated from the exons ggCCATGCTCACCGGGCGATTCTCTGTGCAGATGCTGTTGGCGGCCGTTGTTGCAGCTTTCTTGACTACGTTCGCTCTCGTGAGACTCGATGTCTTTCCTTCATATC CTCGTGACACTTACAACAACTACAGAACAGCCGACTTGGTAAACATTAAAGATG TTCCGCCCCAGTCAATGGCCCGTTCCGTTGGACCTGAGGACGTGGTGGTTCCTTTCGACTCGCTAATGAAGGGACCGCTCACCATCGACCAGGATGACCCGAGACTCATCCAG AGAATCAAGACCCAGTACATATATCCTCCGTCTGACCTTCCCTACATGCTCGCCAATAAAGCCAAGGACGACCCGTCGATGGGGCAGTCGAGGAAAATACGCGAGATCTTgggagaaaag ACGGACGGATTTTTCATCGAGTGCGGAGCGTTAGACGGCGAAACGCGATCGAACACCTTGGTCTTCGAGAAACGCTACGGCTGGAAGGGAGTCCTGATTGAAGGGGATCCGAAGAACTTTAATCTGATGAAGGAAAAGCATCGGAAAGCGTGGTCCGTCAACGCCTGCTTGAGCACCCATCCTTATCCTAataca GTAATGTTCAAACAAAGCTTCAACATTGGCAAGATCAGTTCGCTGGAGACTGGCCACGAACACAGAGGTTTTGCCGAAGTCCAGTGCCTGCCTTTatattctctcctcctcgccctcaacACCACCAAGGTCGACTACTTCAGCCTCGACGTCGAAGGAGCTGAACTCGACGTCTTGCGAACGATTCCTTGGGAGAAAGTCGACATTACG aCGCTCTCCGTGGAATTCATCCATGACAAAGAGGGCAAAGACGCCATCAAGTGGTACATGGAAGGCAACGGGTATAAAGTGTATTCGGAAGTCACTCATCCGGGTAGTTTGGCCAACGACTTCATCTTCGTTAAAAAAGATTTCCAGATCAACAACGTTCAAAGTTAA
- the LOC125029685 gene encoding protein Star-like isoform X4, whose protein sequence is MAMLTGRFSVQMLLAAVVAAFLTTFALVRLDVFPSYLPPQSMARSVGPEDVVVPFDSLMKGPLTIDQDDPRLIQRIKTQYIYPPSDLPYMLANKAKDDPSMGQSRKIREILGEKTDGFFIECGALDGETRSNTLVFEKRYGWKGVLIEGDPKNFNLMKEKHRKAWSVNACLSTHPYPNTVMFKQSFNIGKISSLETGHEHRGFAEVQCLPLYSLLLALNTTKVDYFSLDVEGAELDVLRTIPWEKVDITTLSVEFIHDKEGKDAIKWYMEGNGYKVYSEVTHPGSLANDFIFVKKDFQINNVQS, encoded by the exons ggCCATGCTCACCGGGCGATTCTCTGTGCAGATGCTGTTGGCGGCCGTTGTTGCAGCTTTCTTGACTACGTTCGCTCTCGTGAGACTCGATGTCTTTCCTTCATATC TTCCGCCCCAGTCAATGGCCCGTTCCGTTGGACCTGAGGACGTGGTGGTTCCTTTCGACTCGCTAATGAAGGGACCGCTCACCATCGACCAGGATGACCCGAGACTCATCCAG AGAATCAAGACCCAGTACATATATCCTCCGTCTGACCTTCCCTACATGCTCGCCAATAAAGCCAAGGACGACCCGTCGATGGGGCAGTCGAGGAAAATACGCGAGATCTTgggagaaaag ACGGACGGATTTTTCATCGAGTGCGGAGCGTTAGACGGCGAAACGCGATCGAACACCTTGGTCTTCGAGAAACGCTACGGCTGGAAGGGAGTCCTGATTGAAGGGGATCCGAAGAACTTTAATCTGATGAAGGAAAAGCATCGGAAAGCGTGGTCCGTCAACGCCTGCTTGAGCACCCATCCTTATCCTAataca GTAATGTTCAAACAAAGCTTCAACATTGGCAAGATCAGTTCGCTGGAGACTGGCCACGAACACAGAGGTTTTGCCGAAGTCCAGTGCCTGCCTTTatattctctcctcctcgccctcaacACCACCAAGGTCGACTACTTCAGCCTCGACGTCGAAGGAGCTGAACTCGACGTCTTGCGAACGATTCCTTGGGAGAAAGTCGACATTACG aCGCTCTCCGTGGAATTCATCCATGACAAAGAGGGCAAAGACGCCATCAAGTGGTACATGGAAGGCAACGGGTATAAAGTGTATTCGGAAGTCACTCATCCGGGTAGTTTGGCCAACGACTTCATCTTCGTTAAAAAAGATTTCCAGATCAACAACGTTCAAAGTTAA